One genomic region from Hirundo rustica isolate bHirRus1 chromosome 5, bHirRus1.pri.v3, whole genome shotgun sequence encodes:
- the RPL7L1 gene encoding ribosomal protein uL30-like, which yields MAEPGEPTRRIPLVPENLLKKRKAYLAIKATQAKQALLNKRKQQKGKQIQFRRLETFVRDSWRKRRDDTRLRRMEQRPGQAAAPQESKLAFVVRIVDIKGVTKRVKRVIELLQLRKNYTGIFVKLSPLSLKMLRIVEPYVAWGQPNLKSVRELILKRGQAKIKKKRVPLTDNVLIEEHLGDCGIICLEDLIHEIYSTGKHFKRVTRFLWPFHLSVARHASRNRVGFLKEMGKPGYRGDAINQLIRQLN from the exons ATGGCGGAGCCCGGCGA GCCGACGCGGCGGATCCCGCTGGTGCCGGAGAACTtgctgaagaagaggaaggCGTACCTGGCCATCAAAGCCACCCAGGCCAAGCAGGCTCTGCTCAACAAGCGCAAG CAGCAGAAGGGGAAACAGATCCAGTTCAGGCGCCTGGAGACCTTTGTCCGGGATTCATGGCGCAAACGCCGGGATGACACCCGGCTGAGGCGCATGGAGCAGAggcctgggcaggcagcagcacctcaggaGAGCAAACTGGCCTTCGTCGTGAGAATTGTGGA taTTAAGGGAGTGACTAAGAGGGTAAAGAGAGTGattgagctgctgcagctgaggaagaaTTACACTGGGATATTTGTGAAGCTGAGCCCACTGTCGCTGAAGATGCTCCGGATCGTGGAGCCTTACGTGGCGTGGGG ACAGCCTAACCTGAAATCTGTACGAGAGCTCATCCTGAAACGGGGCCAAGCCAAGATCAAGAAAAAGAGGGTGCCTCTGACAGACAACGTGCTGATAGAGGAGCATCTCG GGGACTGTGGTATCATTTGCCTGGAAGACCTTATTCATGAAATCTACTCAACTGGGAAGCATTTCAAAAGAGTAACCAGATTTCTGTGGCCATTCCATCTGTCGGTGGCTCGCCACGCATCACGGAACAGAGTGGGTTTCCTCAAGGAGATGGGCAAGCCTGGCTACAGAGGTGATGCAATCAACCAGCTCATCCGTCAGCTCAACTAG